One stretch of Anabas testudineus chromosome 24, fAnaTes1.2, whole genome shotgun sequence DNA includes these proteins:
- the il20ra gene encoding interleukin-20 receptor subunit alpha, protein MWKMWTVFVFLILGLLRCSVSSSLPSPINVVFSSVNLKNVLSWSPGNGTPSDTHFTVQYAIYGDTVETSKGKQVHWRAVRQCTKIVRNWCDLSNETWDIDQGYYAKVRAVGWKTSSKWALTHRRFDPKLDTIFGPPLVSVEIQNDSATVTLKGPMRYLPNNNMPVVSMASVYPYMAYNLSIHNARCGTTHNILLESSSYKFHLMEYDTEYCFSAKARFLSMPVQCHSSEWLCITTPQDPVIGQLQRVVVSIVVPSLCACALLLVGYFLCNYLMGKGQKSPYILNPPTFHPPPLMFPNPENLNTILMIIKPSSDKEPLGPVNCPDPPPSYSPQRSETPSEPKESSGDSLVDYGFVGIAPKINVIREEEEREKGHGRGDDENELKAKCQKCGAQNSYMKKEWTVEDSQFTGFYAAQARPCLPLRSTIVPIHTQTEMCTPAQAHAWSQLNSGLLTKTQGISKSRECTGLFINKNPQTGLFHIPLSVQTNKEAGMGGNARVADEKLDGDAEGGSKSEKVPLLSAYASQNAADMPPFHTEQSDFLPDDYGVLRLATAQSVVEEEEDDDDYYEEEEGTICINWDNETRKLVLPKADIRSNKQRDRDGLMQGETGRKEWLSGEDEEVKVTKGVLRLENLFVRQPSEEEEAAGAPREMGGGGATGCEEDNFMTKWNLVILEDQ, encoded by the exons ATGTGGAAGATGTGGACTGTGTTCGTGTTTCTGATCCTGGGGCTTCTGCGCTGCTCAG TCTCGTCCTCTCTCCCCAGCCCCATCAATGTTGTGTTTTCCTCGGTGAATCTGAAGAATGTGTTATCGTGGTCACCAGGAAATGGCACACCAAGTGACACACACTTTACCGTGCAGTATGCCAT CTATGGCGACACTGTGGAGACCAGTAAAGGAAAACAGGTGCACTGGAGGGCGGTACGACAGTGTACAAAAATAGTGCGAAACTGGTGTGATCTGAGCAATGAGACATGGGACATAGACCAGGGATACTACGCCAAAGTTCGTGCTGTCGGCTGGAAAACGTCTTCCAAATGGGCGTTGACCCATAGGAGATTCGATCCAAAGTTGGACA CTATTTTTGGTCCTCCACTGGTTTCTGTGGAAATACAGAACGACAGTGCCACTGTCACTCTGAAGGGACCAATGAGATATCTGCCTAACAACAACATGCCAGTGGTTTCCATGGCATCGGTCTACCCCTACATGGCCTACAACCTCTCCATCCACAATGCCCGTTGTGGTACTACT cATAACATCCTTCTGGAGTCTAGTTCGTACAAATTTCATTTGATGGAGTATGACACAGAGTACTGCTTCTCGGCCAAGGCAAGATTCCTTTCCATGCCTGTCCAGTGCCACTCCTCAGAATGGCTCTGCATAACAACACCTCaag ATCCTGTGATTGGACAGTTGCAGAGGGTGGTTGTTAGTATTGTTGTTCCTTCTTTGTGCGCGTGTGCGCTTCTGTTGGTTGGCTACTTTCTCTGTAACTACCTGATgggaaaaggacaaaaaagcCCATATATTCTg AACCCACCTACTTTTCATCCGCCCCCGCTGATGTTCCCTAACCCTGAGAATCTCAACACCATTCTCATGATCATCAAGCCATCGTCAGACAAGGAGCCTCTGGGACCTGTCAATTGTCCAGATCCCCCACCAAGCTACTCCCCCCAGAGGTCTGAAACACCCTCAGAGCCTAAGGAGTCCTCTGGGGATTCATTAGTTGACTACGGATTTGTTGGCATAGCTCCTAAAATCAATGTcatcagagaagaggaagagagagagaaggggcaTGGCAGAGGAGATGATGAGAATGAACTGAAAGCTAAATGCCAGAAATGTGGAGCACAAAACAGCTATATGAAGAAAGAGTGGACAGTAGAAGACAGTCAGTTCACTGGATTTTATGCTGCCCAGGCAAGGCCATGCCTTCCACTGAGGTCAACCATCGTaccaatacacacacagacagaaatgtgcACACCAGCACAGGCACACGCATGGTCACAGTTAAATTCAGGTTTGCTGACCAAAACTCAGGGGATCAGCAAATCTAGGGAGTGTACAGGGTTATTCATAAACAAAAACCCACAAACCGGCCTCTTCCATATTCCTTTAAgtgtacaaacaaataaagaggCAGGAATGGGGGGAAATGCAAGAGTAGCAGATGAAAAGTTAGATGGTGATGCAGAGGGAGGAAGCAAGAGTGAGAAAGTACCACTTCTGTCTGCTTACGCCTCCCAGAACGCGGCAGACATGCCACCTTTCCACACAGAGCAGTCAGATTTCCTACCTGATGACTATGGTGTTTTAAGACTGGCTACAGCACAAAGTGtagtggaagaagaagaagatgatgatgactattatgaggaggaagagggaacCATTTGTATTAATTGGGACAATGAAACTAGAAAACTAGTGCTGCCAAAGGCAGATATAAGGTCCAACAAGCAGAGGGACAGGGATGGGTTGATGCAGGGAGAGACAGGGCGTAAGGAGTGGTTGAgtggagaggatgaggaggtgaaGGTGACGAAGGGCGTACTGAGGCTGGAAAATTTGTTTGTCAGACAACCGtccgaggaagaggaggcagcaggGGCTCCGAGAGAGATGGGGGGAGGAGGGGCAACAGGGTGTGAGGAGGATAATTTTATGACCAAATGGAACTTGGTTATCCTAGAGGACCAGTAA
- the med23 gene encoding mediator of RNA polymerase II transcription subunit 23: MALSMESQLQSIFEDVVKTEMIEEAFAGMFMDTPEDERTKLISCLGAFRQYWGTLPQESHEQCVQWIVRFIHSQHSPKRISFLYDCLAMAVETSLLPPRMVCGALISSDSLEWERTQLWALTFKLIRKIIGGVDYKGVRDLLKTVLDKIQTIPTTVSSAIVQQLLAAREVVEYILDRNACLLPAYFAVTEIRKLYPEGQLSHWLLGSLISDFVDSFRPTARINSICGRCSLLPVVNNSGAICNSWKLDPTTLRFPLRGMLPFDKDLFEPQTCLLRYVLEQPYSREMVCNMLGLNKQQKQRCPVLEEQLVDLVVYAMERSETEEHFDADIGGTSQLLWQHLSSQLIFFVLFQFASFPHMVLSLHQKLAGRGLIKGRDHLMWVLLQFISGSIQKNALADFLPVMKLFDLLYPEKECIPVPDINKPQSTHSFAMTCIWIHLNRKAQNDNSKLQIPIPHSLKLHHEFLQQSLRNKTLGMSDYKIALLCNAYSTNSECFTLPMGVLVETIYGNGTMRINLPGTNCMASGSVTPLPMNLLDSLTVHAKMSLIHSIATRVIKLAHAKSSVALAPALVETYSRLLVYMEIESLGIKGFISQLLPNVFKSHAWGILHTLLEMFSYRMHHIQPHYRVQLLSHLHSLAAVPQTNQNQLHLCVESTALRLITALGSSEVQPQFTRFLNDPKTILSAESEELNRALILTLARATHVTDFFTGSDSIHGTWCKDILQTIMTFTPHNWASHTLSCFPAPLQAFFKQNNVPQESRFNLKKNVEEEYRKWKSMANENDIITHFSMQGSPPLFLCLLWKMLLETDQINQIGYRVLDRIGARALVAHVRTFADFLVYEFSTSAGGQQLNKCIEILNDMVWKYNIVTLDRLILCLAMRSHEGNEAQVCYFIIQLLLLKPNDFRNRVNDFVKENAPEHWLQSDWHNKHMSYHKKYPEKLYFEGLAEQVNPPMQLQPQYLPIYFGNVCLRFLPVFDIVIHRFLELLPVSKSLETLLDHLGGLYKFHDRPVTYLYNTLHYYERHLRDRTNLKRKLVHAIMSSLKENRTPGWCLSETYLKCGMNPREDNVWIPDDTYYCKLIGRLVDTMAGKSPGPFPNCDWRFNEFPNPAAHALHVTCVELMALAVPGKDVGNALLNVVLKSQPLVPRDSITAWMNAIGLVITALPEPYWIVLHDRIVSVISSPALTSETEWAGYPFALLDFTACHQSYSEMNCSYVLALAHAVWHHSSIGQLSLIPKFLSETLKPIVQTEFQLLYVYHLVGPFLQRFQQERTRCMLEIGVAFYEMLQAVDQRCQHLSYMDPICDFLYHIKYMYTGDSVKEQVEKIIMTLRPAMKLRLRFITHKAETSSAATSASSSTPQPPPSSLSSSCAAASPSSSQHTHNAM, translated from the exons ATGGCGCTATCGATGGAATCGCAGCTCCAGAGCATCTTCGAAGATGTCGTG AAAACTGAGATGATAGAAGAGGCCTTTGCTGG gATGTTTATGGATACTCCAGAGGATGAGAGGACTAAACTGATCAGCTGTCTTGGAGCCTTCAGACAATACTGGGGAACACTACCACAG GAGTCTCATGAACAGTGTGTACAGTGGATAGTGCGGTTTATTCACAGCCAGCACAGTCCCAAAAGAATCTCCTTCCTCTATGACTGTCTAGCAATGGCTGTGGAGACCAGTCTGTTACCACCCAG GATGGTGTGTGGAGCTTTGATAAGCTCAGACAGTTTAGAGTGGGAAAGGACTCAGTTGTGGGCATTGACTTTCAAACTGATTCGTAAGATCATTGGAGGGGTGGACTACAAG GGTGTCCGGGATCTGTTGAAAACTGTTTTGGACAAAATTCAGACCATTCCTACCACTGTCAGCTCAGCTATAGTCCAACAACTTCTGGCTGCCAGAGAG GTGGTGGAGTATATCCTGGACAGAAATGCATGCCTCTTGCCAGCCTACTTTGCAGTCACAGAAATACGAAAACTGTATCCGGAGGGACAGTTATCACactgg CTTCTGGGCAGTTTGATATCAGACTTTGTGGATAGTTTCAGACCCACAGCAAGAATCAACTCCATCTGTG GACGATGCAGCCTGTTACCAGTAGTGAATAACAGTGGGGCCATCTGTAACTCCTGGAAATTAGACCCCACCACTCTCCGCTTCCCTCTGAGAGGCATGTTGCCGTTTGACAAG GACCTGTTTGAGCCCCAGACCTGCTTGCTGCGCTATGTATTAGAACAGCCGTACTCAAGAGAGATGGTCTGCAACATGTTAGGCCTcaacaaacag CAAAAGCAGCGTTGCCCGGTGCTAGAGGAGCAGCTGGTGGACTTGGTGGTGTACGCCATGGAGCGCTCTGAGACGGAGGAACACTTCGACGCCGATATTGGAGGAACCAGCCAATTGCTGTGGCAGCACCTCTCTTCCCAGctcattttctttgtgctgtttcAGTTTGCAAGCTTCCCACACATGGTGCTGTCGTTACACCAAAAG CTAGCAGGCAGAGGTCTTATTAAAGGGAGAGACCACCTGATGTGGGTCCTACTACAGTTCATATCAGGAAGCATTCAGAAGAACGCCCTAGCTGACTTCCTGCCTGTCATGAAGCTCTTTGACCTGCTTTACCCAGAAAAAGAG tgCATCCCAGTTCCAGACATTAACAAGCCCCAGTCGACACATTCTTTTGCGATGACCTGCATCTGGATCCACCTGAACCGCAAAGCTCAAAATGACAACTCCAAACTGCAGATACCCATACCACACTCTCTGAAACTACATCATGA GTTTCTCCAGCAGTCTCTGCGAAACAAGACCCTGGGTATGTCTGACTATAAGATCGCCCTGCTGTGTAACGCTTACAGCACCAACTCAGAATGCTTCACCTTACCGATGGGCGTCTTGGTAGAGACTATCTATGGCAATGGCACTATGAGGATAAACCTACCTGGAACCAACTGTATGGCATCGGGGTCCGTCACCCCACTGCCAATGAACCTGCTAGATTCACTCACAGTGCATGCAAAGATGAG TCTGATCCACAGCATTGCTACACGAGTGATAAAATTGGCTCATGCCAAGTCCAGTGTTGCTCTGGCACCTGCACTGGTGGAAACATACAGCAGACTGTTGGTCTATATGGAGATTGAGTCATTGGGCATCAAAGGATTCATCA GCCAGCTGTTGCCCAATGTGTTTAAGTCTCACGCGTGGGGAATCCTTCACACATTGCTGGAGATGTTTAGCTACAGGATGCACCACATCCAGCCGCACTACAGAGTCCAGCTACTGAGTCATCTGCACAGTCTGGCTGCTGTACCCCAGACCAACCAGAATCAGCTGCATCTTTG TGTTGAGAGCACAGCTCTGCGGCTGATCACAGCATTGGGGAGTTCAGAGGTGCAGCCTCAGTTCACCCGCTTCCTCAACGACCCAAAGACGATTCTCTCAGCCGAGTCTGAGGAGTTAAATCGAGCCCTGATCCTCACTTTGGCCAGAGCCACGCACGTCACTG actTTTTCACAGGATCAGACTCTATCCACGGTACTTGGTGTAAAGACATTCTCCAGACCATCATGACCTTCACACCTCATAACTGGGCCTCACACACGCTGTCCTGCTTCCCTGCTCCACTACAG GCGTTCTTTAAACAGAACAATGTTCCCCAGGAGTCTCGCTTCAACCTGAAGAAGAACGTAGAAGAGGAGTACAGGAAGTGGAAGTCCATGGCCAACGAGAACGACATCATTACCCACTTCTCCATGCAAGGCTCACCCCCCCTGTTCCTCTGTCTGCTGTGGAAGATGCTGCTGGAGACAGACCAAATAAACCAGATAGGCTACAG GGTCTTAGACCGTATCGGGGCTCGTGCGCTGGTGGCTCATGTGCGCACGTTTGCAGATTTTCTTGTCTACGAGTTCTCGACCTCCGCTGGCGGACAGCAGCTCAACAAGTGCATCGAAATACTCAATGACATGGTCTGGAAATATAACATAGTCACTCTGGACAGACTCATTCTGTGTTTG GCTATGCGTAGCCATGAAGGGAACGAGGCTCAGGTTTGCTACTTCATAAtccagttgctgctgctgaagcccAATGACTTCAGGAACCGAGTCAATGATTTTGTCAAGGAGAACGCCCCCGAGCACTGGCTGCAGAGTGACTGGCACAATAAACACATGAGTTATCACAAG AAATACCCAGAGAAGCTGTACTTTGAGGGTCTTGCTGAGCAGGTCAATCCGCCCATGCAGCTCCAGCCTCAGTACCTGCCAATCTACTTCGGTAACGTGTGCCTGCGCTTCCTGCCTGTCTTTGACATCGTCATCCACCGCTTCCTGGAGCTTCTCCCTGTCTCCAAGTCACTTGAAACGCTGCTGGATCATCTAGGAGGGCTGTACAAGTTCCATG ACCGCCCAGTCACCTACCTGTACAACACACTTCACTACTACGAACGGCATCTgagagacagaacaaacctgAAGAGGAAACTTGTTCATGCCATCATGTCTTCTCTGAAG GAGAACCGTACCCCAGGATGGTGCCTTAGTGAAACCTACCTGAAGTGTGGCATGAACCCCAGAGAGGACAATGTGTGGATTCCTGATGACACTTACTACTGCAAGCTTATTGGACGACTGGTGGACA CCATGGCGGGAAAGTCACCTGGTCCTTTCCCCAACTGTGACTGGAGGTTCAACGAGTTCCCCAACCCTGCCGCTCACGCCCTGCACGTCACCTGTGTCGAGCTGATGGCTCTGGCAGTACCGGGAAAAGATGTTGGCAATGCTCTGCTCAATGTTGTTTTGAAGAG CCAACCCCTTGTTCCCAGAGACAGCATCACAGCTTGGATGAATGCCATTGGACTTGTGATCACCGCACTGCCT GAGCCCTATTGGATCGTTCTCCACGACCGCATTGTGTCTGTAATTAGCTCTCCGGCTCTGACATCGGAGACAGAGTGGGCAGGTTATCCCTTCGCCTTGCTGGACTTCACCGCCTGCCATCAGAGTTACAGTGAAATGAACTGCAGTTATGTGCTCGCACTGGCACACGCTGTCTGGCATCACTCGTCCATCGGACAGCTCTCTCTGATTCCTAA ATTCCTGTCAGAGACTCTGAAGCCCATCGTCCAGACTGAGTTCCAGTTGCTCTATGTGTATCACCTGGTAGGGCCGTTCCTGCAGCGCTTCCAGCAGGAGAGAACACGATGCATGCTGGAG attGGCGTGGCCTTCTATGAGATGCTCCAGGCTGTGGACCAACGCTGCCAGCATCTCAGCTACATGGACCCGATCTGCGACTTCCTTTATCACATTAAATACATGTACACTGGAGACAGTGTGAAAGAACAG GTGGAAAAAATCATCATGACTTTGCGTCCAGCCATGAAGCTGCGTCTCCGCTTCATCACGCACAAGGCCGAGACTTCATCAGCTGCCACCTCTGCCTCCTCGTCCACCCCTCAACCTCCTCCCTCCTCGCTCTCCTCGTCCTGTGCAGCTGCCTCGCCCTCCTcctcacagcacacacacaacgcTATGTAG